In one window of Drosophila ananassae strain 14024-0371.13 chromosome XR, ASM1763931v2, whole genome shotgun sequence DNA:
- the LOC6504379 gene encoding uncharacterized protein LOC6504379 isoform X2, translating into MENKTNSKKSVTHSNRASRLRKQFAASTMSLLAAGPSPSGAQVSKPLVPQVDTPRKPVGDRSHSTIRAKPIAPQHLRSRTLSPNRAPRTLKPGTAEKALTSEEIKAPAGGTTNVKPTPKPLAPKDQVKPELKNKPPAKPKKPVVAKTVAPRGVSVPPQAKKNLGVKPETKPNTKTTALRSHSICTTRPKVQGNELKKSNAAAVKPIWGYGGPAKAKPNPGFKNERDADVKKSKCDQKKPNTLPRFTTVFPKHSKISKEAPAQPKAKVEPTKPEPEPEAEMIRRRRTYITDRSKSQLDKLKGLSPGEEPITLNMDDLNKLELPESKLTWEATPHLDQPGKPQGFNFNFNSSQQEVEGNLNISDITDKSVIANKVSNLFANLKESSSPVEFSANILEVEPKVQTPHFPTKSDISSLTPDEVAKRLYQFFDQSCPETEPKKDKDCSELAGPKPNVEILFENPKQSDIFRQKLQSSRLPKLRALLLNRESVVPFEPKTYPSMQDLENEGECDPKIDDQIETEPREMSNILSNFEEPAKDIDDLPEIEKEKEEFIPLKDMKKDMEFDLKTSDHSDRECVDSETPSNIIYFPERPKQNWYIGSDDEWSNHTTNIADILEVPEDQRKVVSDDEWSNSARSSPKGSTTNIADFPEVPEEQQISLSEDESTKDSTANIDDFPEVPKVCTRILSNAEWSNSARSSTKGSKTNIADFPEVSEDQRKDFSDDESCNSLRSSAKISSINSTDFPEVPEEQRKYASEDEWSNSASSTNVDDFPEVPKIHTRVLSDSELGILVQSSANGSRTNIDDSPEDQGEELSDNGWTNSTRSSAKDSTTNIDDFPCTPEDQGWSSDASSTKDSTTNIDDFPEVPEDQGPSDDELSDVSNGPSICTDQNPALMDPPVEDMELDMELDMEQDMELDRNPSDRYNDKDSVNSRSWGLSSDAPEVPEDERSTCDELSIVSERSNASSDGKLSTNHSSLPDIHPSTTDVAQPLPETNELEAPSLQDQDSPESWGDERIHREYGKLLEEEKHRSYIWRSQLAEIAARTRSVYPEGALDSPPEALHDISIDDFPIGGEKLCEGIQKFMDHIDKRTQQITDFWINSPVIKVMEERRKKWESRQLEIMAKKNDRSLEAKEQVKVPPRKLDIKTLKDTGATAPSSSLCAQPSLPGNASRPLESDSSEEMDINFWKSVEDELTELETGLDDICSKYDKLCSKVQRHSPEFLVTELQKPKNTEQMGGPEGLKDLKESAAKPNDSADPQKDLQPEIETKMEIKPKNSDTTTDPKPSETNWKTASVANMDPLEKEKKDNLETKAAKKPEPSKKPTSSFMSRFECICLRPGIPLECRKCHDFCFGRALKVCKLHPQQEFPSDFNMCPTCHAPSQNLEPSKLSWEDICAFRAATLPPEDEDDF; encoded by the exons atggaaaataaaactaattcAAAGAAAAGTGTTACGCATTCGAATAGAGCTTCGCGTTTGCGGAAACAGTTTGCGGCTTCGACCATGTCCTTGTTGGCGGCGGGACCTTCCCCCAGTGGAGCCCAAGTCTCTAAGCCCTTAGTGCCTCAGGTGGACACTCCGAGGAAACCAGTCGGCGATCGCAGCCACTCCACCATTAGGGCCAAGCCCATCGCTCCCCAGCACCTTCGCTCAAGGACTCTGTCCCCGAACCGGGCCCCTCGGACTCTGAAGCCTGGAACAGCTGAGAAGGCTCTGACGAGCGAGGAAATCAAGGCGCCTGCTGGTGGAACTACAAACGTGAAGCCGACACCCAAGCCCCTGGCCCCGAAGGATCAGGTGAAGCCCGAGCTGAAGAACAAACCGCCAGCCAAGCCGAAGAAGCCAGTCGTCGCAAAGACCGTAGCGCCTCGCGGAGTGTCCGTTCCGCCCCAGGCCAAGAAGAATCTTGGAGTGAAGCCTGAAACGAAGCCGAACACGAAGACCACAGCACTTCGTAGCCATTCCATTTGCACCACCAGGCCCAAGGTCCAGGGCAACGAACTGAAGAAGTCGAATGCGGCGGCAGTCAAGCCGATATGGGGATATGGGGGTCCAGCCAAGGCCAAGCCAAATCCAGGATTCAAAAACGAAAGGGATGCCGACGTGAAGAAGTCAAAATGTGACCAAAAGAAGCCGAACACACTGCCTCGGTTCACCACAGTTTTCCCAAAGCATTCCAAGATCTCAAAGGAAGCACCTGCACAGCCGAAGGCCAAAGTCGAGCCGACCAagccagaaccagaaccagaagcAGAAATGATCCGCAGACGGCGGACTTACATCACTGATCGTTCCAAGAGCCAGCTGGACAAGTTGAAGGGCCTGTCGCCAGGGGAGGAACCCATTACCTTGAACATGGACGATCTGAATAAGCTGGAATTGCCGGAAAGTAAGCTGACCTGGGAAGCAACTCCTCATCTCGATCAGCCAGGCAAGCCCCAGGGATTCAACTTCAACTTCAACTCTTCGCAGCAGGAAGTGGAAGGCAACCTGAACATCTCGGACATCACAGACAAGAGTGTAATAGCTAACAAAGTGAGCAATTTATTCGCCAACTTGAAGGAATCATCATCGCCGGTGGAGTTCTCTGCCAACATCCTTGAAGTAGAACCTAAGGTCCAGACGCCTCACTTCCCCACCAAATCAGACATTTCTAGCCTAACCCCTGATGAAGTAGCTAAGAGGTTGTATCAGTTCTTCGACCAATCGTGTCCTGAAACAGAACCGAAAAAGGATAAAGACTGTTCAGAACTCGCAGGACCTAAGCCAAATGTTGAGATCCTTTTTGAAAACCCGAAACAGTCAGATATTTTTCGTCAAAAACTCCAGTCCAGTCGGTTGCCAAAGTTGAGGGCCCTGTTGCTTAACAGGGAGTCCGTTGTGCCTTTTGAGCCCAAGACATATCCTTCAATGCAGGACTTGGAGAATGAAGGGGAGTGTGACCCGAAAATAGATGATCAGATCGAAACAGAGCCGCGGGAAATGTCTAATATATTGAGCAACTTTGAAGAGCCTGCAAAAGATATAGATGATCTACCGGAAATAGAAAAAGAGAAAGAGGAGTTTATACCATTGAAGGATATGAAGAAGGACATGGAATTCGATCTGAAGACATCTGACCATAGTGATAGGGAGTGTGTGGATTCTGAAACCCCCAGCAATATCATCTATTTCCCAGAAAGACCTAAGCAGAACTGGTACATAGGCAGTGATGACGAATGGAGTAACCACACGACCAATATCGCTGATATCCTGGAGGTACCTGAAGACCAAAGAAAGGTTGTATCTGACGACGAGTGGAGTAACTCTGCACGATCCTCGCCAAAGGGCTCGACGACTAATATCGCTGATTTTCCGGAAGTACCTGAAGAGCAACAGATATCATTAAGTGAAGACGAGTCGACAAAGGATTCCACCGCCAATATCGATGATTTCCCGGAAGTACCTAAAGTCTGCACAAGGATCTTGTCTAACGCCGAATGGAGTAACTCTGCACGATCTTCAACAAAGGGCTCCAAGACTAATATCGCTGATTTCCCGGAAGTATCAGAAGACCAACGGAAGGATTTTTCTGACGACGAATCGTGTAACTCCTTACGATCCTCGGCAAAGATTTCGTCAATTAATTCTACTGATTTCCCGGAAGTACCTGAAGAACAACGGAAATATGCAAGTGAAGACGAGTGGAGTAACTCTGCATCTTCGACAAATGTCGATGATTTCCCGGAAGTACCTAAAATCCACACAAGGGTCTTGTCAGACAGCGAATTGGGTATCCTCGTACAATCCTCGGCAAATGGCTCCAGGACCAATATCGATGATTCTCCGGAAGACCAAGGAGAGGAATTATCTGACAACGGATGGACTAACTCCACACGATCCTCGGCAAAGGACTCAACGACTAATATCGATGATTTCCCGTGTACACCAGAAGACCAAGGTTGGAGTTCCGATGCATCTTCGACAAAGGATTCTACGACCAATATCGATGATTTCCCGGAAGTACCTGAAGACCAAGGACCATCTGATGACGAATTGAGTGATGTTTCCAATGGCCCGAGCATCTGCACTGACCAGAACCCTGCACTAATGGATCCCCCAGTGGAG GACATGGAACTGGACATGGAACTGGACATGGAGCAGGACATGGAACTGGATCGGAACCCATCGGATCGTTACAATGACAAGGACAGTGTTAATTCTCGATCATGGGGACTTTCTTCAGATGCCCCGGAAGTGCCTGAGGACGAAAGAAGTACCTGCGATGAATTGAGTATTGTTTCTGAAAGATCGAACGCCTCCTCCGACGGGAAACTATCAACTAACCATTCATCTTTGCCAGACATTCATCCTTCTACAACCGATGTGGCTCAACCATTGCCGGAAACCAATGAGTTGGAGGCTCCCTCGCTCCAAGACCAGGACAGCCCCGAGTCCTGGGGGGACGAACGTATACATCGGGAGTATGGGAAATTATTAGAAGAAGAAAAACACAGATCATATATATGGCGTTCGCAGCTGGCTGAGATTGCCGCTCGTACGAGATCTGTGTACCCTGAAGGTGCATTGGATTCGCCACCAGAAGCTCTTCACGACATCAGCATCGATGACTTTCCTATCGGGGGCGAAAAACTTTGCGAGGGAATACAGAAGTTCATGGACCACATCGACAAGAGAACACAGCAGATAACCGATTTCTGGATCAACAGTCCTGTTATCAAAGTAATGGAGGAGCGGAGAAAGAAATGGGAGAGTAGGCAACTCGAGATTATGGCCAAGAAGAACGACCGCTCTCTGGAAGCAAAGGAACAAGTGAAAGTCCCACCGAGGAAGTTAGATATTAAGACTTTAAAGGATACTGGTGCTACTGCTCCTTCCAGCAGTCTGTGCGCTCAGCCATCGCTTCCTGGCAATGCCTCTCGTCCTTTGGAATCAGATTCCTCCGAGGAGATGGACATAAATTTCTGGAAATCAGTAGAAGACGAACTTACCGAGCTAGAAACTGGCTTGGATGACATTTGTTCTAAATACGACAAGCTGTGCAGCAAGGTCCAACGCCATTCGCCAGAGTTTTTAGTCACTGAACTTCAGAAACCGAAGAACACTGAACAAATGGGAGGACCTGAAGGCTTGAAGGACTTGAAGGAGTCAGCAGCTAAGCCCAATGATAGTGCTGATCCTCAAAAGGATCTTCAGCCggaaattgaaacaaaaatggaaatcaAGCCAAAGAATTCTGATACTACTACCGATCCAAAACCGAGTGAGACCAACTGGAAGACTGCATCGGTTGCCAATATGGATCCTCTTGAAAAGGAGAAGAAAGACAACTTGGAGACCAAGGCGGCCAAGAAGCCAGAGCCGTCAAAGAAGCCAACGTCCAGCTTCATGAGCCGCTTTGAGTGCATCTGCCTGCGCCCCGGGATTCCTCTAGAGTGTCGAAAATGCCATGACTTCTGTTTCGGGCGAGCCTTGAAAGTCTGCAAGTTGCATCCGCAGCAGGAATTTCCATCGGACTTCAATATGTGCCCGACGTGCCATGCCCCATCTCAAAATCTAGAACCTTCTAAGCTTAGCTGGGAGGACATCTGCGCCTTTAGAGCCGCCACTCTGCCGcccgaggacgaggacgattTTTAA